In the genome of Primulina eburnea isolate SZY01 chromosome 13, ASM2296580v1, whole genome shotgun sequence, the window AAAAAGTTTTGGTGTAAGAAcaattttgaaaacaaaaaatagTATCTTCTGAATGACAGATTTTTCTAGTATAAATGATGAAATGTGTCGTCATCTTATAGGTACTATCTCAAGAATTGAGTCGAATAGATCTAAGAAATGATCGATGTTGAAAAGATATTAGTCAAATGATCCTATGTTAACTCCCGAATTGGTAAACTCAAAACCATTTAAAAAGAGGATCAAGTCTCATTTCTTTTCCCTATGACATAACTCTCTGGCCTAAAATAATTCATTAATTCATAGCTCATTTGTTGATTGTTCTCAGTGGTTTTCTTAGTCAAATCAGGTCAAAATAACCGTAAGAAAGTGGGTTCAAAACTTTCATCCTCATGTTGATGGTAATGAGAGGTGACAGCTGAAAAATCCGAATGAATACTAAATATAAGGAATTTGATGATTTGTTGTCAGATATGACAGAAAAGTTTGATATTTCCGTCGATCTTGTCACTGGTTGTGTAGTCTTATCTGATGGAAAGAATAAGTGCGAAGACatgaaaacaaataaaatctgTTGGAAGAAAATAACTGTTAAGTTTGTTCATGAACAAGTAAGAAGCATATAAACTAAAGAAAGTGATGATATGGATGTCAACTTTTGAGATGACTAAACGCATTAGATATCTGCACATGAAAGCATATGTTAAGGGTCAGATAATGGTTCAACCATGAATATTTTAAGTCGTTGAAAGTGTTTAAaaactaaaagaaaaatgaagagaACCTTATgccaatagaaatgtcagttaTTATCAAAATCATTGATGTGTTTCAGCAGATGTTAAAATCATTGGAAGTAAGTTTTCTTTTATAACAATTTTTGGATAAAAAGCAAtcgagtaggtcttttgtgaacGGTCTcgtgaatctttatttgtgagacggtcaatcctaccgatattcacaataaaaaataatactcttaatataaaaaataatattttttcgtgaatgactcaaataagagaactgtctcacaaaatatgacacgtgatatcgtctcacacaaatttttgtgaaAACGATTATTATATctgattttaattttgaaactAGAGGTTTATATCGTGGTTAttgtataataatatttttaaaaaaaagttaagTGGGCCCTGCAACATCTGAATTCTCATACACAATTCACCCCAAATTAGGGTTTAAGGCTTCGGACTTTTCAGGGTTTCTTCGTGTTCATTTCAGAATCATGGCCAGTCGCCTCCTCCACGTGCTCCGCCGCTCTACCCGTCGCTACTCCACCTCCACTGCTCCTTTTCCTTACCAAGCTGCCGGCGCTTCCAATCCCCATAACCACGACCCCATAAACTCCGATTACCCGAATAGCAATCACTTCCACTCTCCCCCGCCGGACACATCTCAATATAATCCGTACCCTAATCCTCAGTATCAACCGGCACCTCAATATAATCCATACCCGAATCCTCAATCCCACCCCCCTCCCTTTCAGTACAATCCTAATCAGCAATTCCAACCTTCCGCCCCAGATTCGCCAAATTTTCAGCATAGTGCCCAATTTTCCAACAATTTTCAATCGACAATTTCGAGTTCTAATCCTCCCGTCAATCCTGCATCCTCCTCCGCACCGTCTTCTGTTCCTGTGCGATCATATGGATTCTCATCCGCCGAGGAGGCGGCGGCAGAGCGCCGGCGCCGCAAGCGCCGCCTTAGAATCGAGCCTCCTCTGTATGCCCTTCGCCCCAACCCCGCCTACGCCCCACCCAACGCCAACGATCCTGACAAGCCTAAGCTACCGGATTCCACATATGCTCTGGTGGGGAATCGTCTCAATCTTCACAATCGGGTCCAGTCTCTGATTCGTGCTGGTGACCTTGACTCAGCTTCCTATATTGTCCGCCAGTCTGTTTTCCAATCGATCCGCCCAACTGTCTTCACTTGCAATGCCATCATTGCGGCCATGTACCGTGCCAAGCGGTACAGTGATGCGAAAGCTTtgtttcaatatttttttcgaCAGTTTAATATCATACCAAATATTGTTTCATATAATAATCTAATTGTATCACATTGTGAGTCGAATGAGGTTGATGAAGCATTGAAAGTTTATGAGTACATTATAGAGAATGCACCGTACAGCCCGTCGGCAGTAACTTATCGCCACCTCACGAAGGGGCTTATTGACACGGATCGCATACATGATGCAGTCAGTTTGCTTCGTGAGATGTTGAATAAGGGTCATGGCGCAGATTCTTTGGTTTATAATAATGTAATTCTTGGTTTCTTGAATTTGGGCAATTTAGAGAAGGCTAATGAGTTGTTTGATGAGTTGAAGGAACGGTGCACGGTTTACGATGGGGTCGTGAATGCAACTTTCATGGATTGGTTTTTCAACCAGGGGAAGCCGAAAGAGGCGATGGAGTCGTATAGGGATTTGATGGGTCGAAACTACAGGATGGTGCCTGCCACTAGGAATGTGCTTTTGGAGACGCTGTTGAGGCATGGGAAACATAAAGAAGCTTGGGATTTGTTCAATGACATGTTGGATGATCACACGCCACCAACTTTCCAGGCGGTAAATTCTGACACTTTCAATATGATGGTCAATGAGTGCTTAAAGGAAGGGAAGGTTGAGGAGGCAATGGAGGTTTTCAAAAGATCGGGGAAGGGAGTCAAGTCGAAGCCTTTCCAGATGGATGTGGCAGGTTTTAATAATATGATTTTAAGAATGTGTGAGCTTGAAATGATGGATGAAGCAGAGCAATACTATAAGCAGTTATGTGACAAGTCATTGTCTCCGGATGTTAACACATATAGAATTTTGATTGACGCGTATATTAAGGTGGATAGGGCAGATAATATGCTAGAGAAGTACTCAAAGATGGTTGAGTTAGGATTGAGGGTTATTCCACAATATGCCAATAAGTGGTTCGGTTTCTTGATTGAGAAGGGAAAGTCTTCTGATTGTATACCTATTTTGTCTAAAATGGCTGATAGAGAACCAAAACCAGATGTAACCACCTACGATATAGTGATAAGGGGGCTAGTTGAGGTAGGTAATTATGAGGCCACCATCAATGTGCTCAGAGAAATGACTAACCATGGTGTTGGCACTTCCGCGTCGCTTAAAGACTTTGTATTGGATGGTTTTGAGGAACAAGGCCGCCGGGTTGAGATTGAGAATATTTTGAACAGCCACTTGAGTCATTTCTCACCTCAGAGGCCCTTCCAAGGGACACAAGGTCCTGCAAGAATGGCTTGGTCACCTCAAACAGCTGAACAGGGAGCAAGAAATCCTGCTTTGCCATGGCAGACAGCATCTCCTCCCCAGACGATGACTTCTGATAATAATTATACTGAAAAGAGAGCGTATCAACCTCAAATAACTGAACAGATGGTACATCCACAGCCCATGCCTGGCCAGGAGGCTGAACCCATGCGTATGGCAGGACAATATGGCCCATAATTTATTGGTGGGATGATTATGGTTCAATTTGATTGTTATGAAGCACTGAAAAGGACTTACTGGTTTACAGTATGAGAAGTTTTTGTAATGATCGATCTAAATACGTTCATAAGAGCTTGTTAGTAGCTTGATGGCCATAAGTTTTTGGTGGTAGCTATTTGTTCGATAGCAAAATGTGCACTGTGTATCAGACTTGATGCATTTATCATTTGTACAACTTTAACCTTTATCCCATTTATTATCTGTGATTCAAATATTCTTGGTTGCATATAATTTAGAATATTATGAAATGACTTGCTTTAGtgtttgaatttgaaaatttgatgTTTTTTTATGCACCAGTTGGGAAGAACACTAAATTTTGGGAGTTCACCGTGGATCTGCATGACATAATTAAGTGTATATTTTGATTTGCTTCTGCTTGTGAATAAATAGTTTCTTGTTTACATATAGAGAACGTTTATGGGATTGGGGGACTGCTTGTCAAAACACAATGGTGCCTTGATTTTGTCATGCCCCTAGTTCGCACTGAAATGGTTTGATGGTTTGTCCAAGTCGAACGCAGAGTTGTCCACTTGTATCAGCTATATTCCGAACAATGAGTGAGTAGAACCAAAAACATCTTTATGTGAGAATATTCTAGAAACTCATGGGATCATCGTTCTAAAAGACTAAACGGCGGTGTCTAGGCGTTGGTCGTCACCAATCACCTCGATGGTTTTTGGGAGTCACCAATCATTTCAATGTCTAGACTAGACATTTTTAGAAAAGCGATGTTTTTGGGAGCTATTAAAAAAATCATCGGTTgtctaatataatatattaatttttttatttttaaaaaacaaatcgTTCCCCGTATTTTTCAATTGATTTGTATTGGataaatttgaatttgatagGAATTATTGAAGAAAAGATTatcatgtaaaaaaaaaaaatttacattggCCGCCCCCTTAGAGCTGTTTAGAACAGTTACATTGGATGTGGCCAGCCAAATTGTTCCATATCTGGAACATTATTTTGGGAGGAATTTCATTTCAGACGTAGGGGAAAGCGGCCATTACGCGTGATGCCATGTTGGAAAGAAGGACTTCGGATTGCCTAATGAAGCGGTTGTTCTATTTGGCTTGCGAACGaaggtttatttcatcctacctatGTGGGCATTGTccccatgataggatggatggtcaagatttgtccatgcatatgtaggacccacaatttttttttgaaattgtatgtttgGCAAGATCTTGGCCATCCATCTTCTCATGGGGGCAATGCCCACATGAGTAGGATCTCATTAACCGCGAATGAAAGCAAGGTGAAGGGGCTTTGATTCGGGAATAATTAGTGAGCTATAAACTTTCGGGCATGTAAAACTACCGAGAATATCGCTGCCATAAGAAGACAGGCAGTTCTTCCCCATGCAAAGTTTGGCCGACCTACAGATATATGTAATCTTCAGTGTTCCGTTTTCGTTCTTGATTCgaaatttgtttctttggtatACCTTTTGAATCTATAACGGCGGATTTGAAATACAAGTGATCCGCAGAATATCCTCTAACGAGTGAGGGTAAGGTACAAATGAATTCCAGCTGCCTCTTTGATTGTTGCATTCGTAAATTACACACGGACTGGCAAGGTTCTCATTATTACATGGTATTGATCTCATCTTATTTGCTCGAAATTTTAGTATTTTTctacaaatataatttttatgcgTAGCAACTAGTGTGTATTAGAATGAAAATTGCAAACATTGGAAATTTTAATAGTTTTCTTAAAATCGGAAACAAgttgaaaattttcaaattgattTCTTTAATAATTCAtcgttaaaaattttgttattactagattcaaacaaaaaaaaatcgatttttgcattttttcaaaaaaaaaaacaaatttgagtATCGTTATAGGCTAAAGCTCgggtttgtaaaaaaaaaatcttttaaataaatgtttatgcattcAAGTTCATCCTAATTTTAGGAATTCACTAGAGTGTTCTGCATCTTCTCTACAGTTTGCTCTATCTAACAATTTGGCCATGACCATTTTTCAAAATGACAAGAGCAGTAGATGAGAATCGTATGGTGAAGAACCTTGGTGTACTTTATCTCTCACGAAATCACACAGTCAGAGATGCACCGTTGTCTGCTGCCGTGAGATTGAGAATCATCGAAGCTGCCTTCGGGGCCCTGTTGAGAAGAGACCACAGGACTTGTTAGAATTTAGAACAGATCAAACATATGGGACCAAATCATACGTTTGCAGCCGATACAGAACTGTATGAAATTCAGTTCCCCACGAAATAATAATCAAAAgtatcaaaaatataaaatcattcTTGGAAGCTTCCCAGGAGTTCTAGCTTTTAGGAAAACATATTTATCGCAAAGAATCTAAATAACATCAATTTTGTGACTTCATTCAGTTATCTCAATGATAATACTGCCTCAATTATTTTCAAATCCAAGAAGTTTTCCACTTTCACGGTGTACTACAATCACACTGGAAAATGATTAAACTTTTTACTTAGTCTGAATCAAACTCTGACCAAACTAGTGACTGGATGGACCATTTAGTATGCTAGAGTACTGAATCTCGAAATCAATTGATCAGTTTCAGATGGAATATCCGGAGTGAGGATTCTATAAAAGTATTCACCAGGAGAAAGAAATTCATTGAACAAGGAAATAGAGACGAATGCATTCAGCTGGTTAATGTCTTAACTTCTTACGTCATGATGGACCAAAAAATATCAGTATGGCCGGATCAGAAAGTGCAAAGAAGTATATAAGAAATATGCATAATCAGATGACAGCATACTAAATATATACAAAGAGAACAACTTACAACTAAGATACCTCGTGGATTAGAAAATAACTGCTTACAGACAAGTATACATGCAACACTAAAACTTTGAATTATCATTCTAGAAGCAACTAAAAATCCATAATGTTATGGTTTATGCAGTTGTCAAAATTTCATAAAGCGTTATCTGTGTGTCTAGAGACAGAGGGAGATAGCAAACCATGATTCAGGAGTTGGATATAGATCAGCTGAACTACCAAAGCACAACCGAAGCATTTCAGTGTTAATCACCCCTGGACTAAGTGCCACTATAGCCATTCCGGGAGGTAATTCTTTTGCAACTGCCCTTGTTAGACCCTCTATTGCCCATTTCGAAGCACAGTAAGGTGCTACCTATCACGATATAAAAACATCTCGGCAAACAagcaaaatataaaaaaataacacaCACACTGAGTCACAATATAAACCAGGTATGGAACTGCCGCAAAACAAATTAATCACTTGGAAAATAACTACAAACTGGCTCCAAGTTATACCTGTGCAGCAGCAGATCTTCCCCATCCAGATGACATGTTGACAATTACCCCTTGCTTTCTTTCAATCATTAGTGGAGTGAAGTGTCGTAATACATTTGCTACCCCCTTAATGTTCGTGTCAATGACAGCATCAAACTCATCTACCGGAACATCCCATATTTTGTTGTTCCTGTTTATTGTTCCGGCATTGTTTACTGGAAAAGATGCAGAATTGAGTTttaatatcaatctgaaatgtgACAAGAATGGCTAACACAAGATCGAATGAAATGCAGATGAACTTCAATCAGTACTTGTAAAGAAAATGGGTCAAAGATGtgcattattattttttaacgcAGCTAGGTTGATGTTCTGAGGACTAATAAATGTACTCTACAAGTAAAAAGGTAAGTGTCCCATATCATAGTATCACAGTTAAAAATCTTATGAAGTATTCAGAAAAAGTTATTCCAGTTTTACATTAAGAAGCACAAAAGAATACTTATACCAGTTCAAATACATCTATAAAAAGTAAAACACGGAGCTTGTTTAAAGTATAATCCCACCCCACTGCCACTCTGCGGGAAATTATGTTGTTTTTCTATAAAGTTTTTCATTTTCCTGAAGCTTAAAAAGCAAAGTCTAACCCACAGAACGGAAAACCAGAAGGTGTTGGCAGAAAATCTAAGTCATATTGTCATCCTTTGAAGCATACGACTGCAGAGAAGCATATATCAATCACTCATAATGAAAATCAATCTTAGCCCATAAATTCATCTCActaattatattttgaaaatcaGGACTCGTTCCAATTGACCGAAAAGATCCATATTTCTTCTCAAAAAGAGAATGAACCACGCAAAATCCAATTTCCCCACATGTACACCATCAACAACTAGCAAGTGCGGCGGTTGCAACATTCGAACAATTTGTAGCAAAACAAAACCAACCTATCTATTGTTGATTTCAAAGTCACCAAGAAATAATTTCCATCACCACTCTCCGTGAATTATCTTATAAAAAAATAGCGTTGTAATAAGAACAAGAAGTCCAATCATCTCCCATAACATAATCATACGTTAGCTTGCACAAAAGACAATCAACTGATGTACCTATAATATCAGGAACAGCCTTCTTCTCCACCACAGTTCGTGCCAATTCTTTAACACCAGCATCAGACCTCTACCATAACAGAGACATCAACAATAAGGGAGATATAAACACAAAAACGCATACGAGACCAGGAAAGCCCAAAGCTCAAGTAAATTACCACATCAATATTCAAGACGAGGTGATTATTGTTCTTGAATTTCTCGGAGGCAGCGGTGAGCTCCGACTCGAGAGTGGCAAGTTTATCCTGGGAGCGAGAGCAACCAATTACTGTCTGGCCAAGCCTAGCCAATTCCAACGCAAGGGCGTTTCCGAGCCCTCGGCTGACCCCCGTTATCAGCACCGTTTTTCGAGTGGCTGCGTCAGCCGTGTGAATGGTCTTCGTCGCCATTGGCGGCAGCGCCGTACTCATGCTCTCTCTGACGAGATTCGCACGGTTAATTTCTCTTCGAAGAGACGAAGAAAATTTGTTTGTTGTAATTGATAAACGCATTTGGATATTATTGTAAACATAATAGATTATGCTTGTCTCAAATTTAACTAATCTCACGGATGTTAATATGTGAGAACTCTagtcatattcacaataaaaaataatacttttagtataaaaagtaatacttttttatgaaagactcaaataaaagatccgtctcacgaatacgacccATAAAACCGTCTCACGTAAATTTTTGCCATTTAACTATGATTTATCTCAACTAAaagaaactttaaaataaaaaagacaaaaatatGTGTGAGACGACCACACGGATCATATTTAATGAGacgtatatcttatttgagttatttatgataaagtattattttttatcgtaAATGTCGATaaagttgacatgtctcacagataaagattcgtgagactgtctcacaaaagacctccacaataaaaaaaaataaaaataaccaacttaattattattcaataaaatactaactatatattgatagagtatACATTTGCttgattaattttattttttacaattCAAAACTGAAAGAACAAAATTGAACAAGCTATGAGATTCACAAGTCACCAAAAAATTAAGAAGAGATTAGTAATAAATCCCCAACACCAATCTTAAAGTTTTCTGTGAGTGACAAAACACTATCGTTTGTTTGAACTTCTCGTACGAAAATgtcctaatttttttaaaaaatcattaataCTCTTTATTGTATATTTGAATAATCAGTAATAAGTAATAATATTATGATGTTATTTTCCCTCGCTTTTCATCTTGGATTGGATGAGAGAAAAATCAATCTTCGAAGACAATATTCTTAGTACAGACACCTACATTGATGACGAGGGGAAGAAAATCTTCCAAAGCGATGGAAGTTGCAGACGTTGCTATTAAAAAAAAAGGTTCGCTTTTTTCCTCCGAATTCTGCATTTCATGTTATAAATCGACATACATGTGTTTTATTCTCGATTAACCAAGAGTTTTAGTGTTTTGTTGTTGATTTTTTGTCCCATTTTTAAAAGCTTTGGTGTAGATTTTTCTGCTGCTTATCTTGTTTAcattgtttgtttgtttgattTTGTTATGTTTTTGGGTTTTTTGAATGAGTATTAAGTTTGTAATCTTCTGTTATAATTGTTGAGTTTAAGTGGTTTATCACCAATTTGTAAGGCTTTGAACtttaatttgatatgaatttactTATTTTTTTGGTCTTTGAAGTATATTGTTTATTTGAAATGCTTCCATATTGTAAGTTAAGTAataaatttgtttttatttcttgTTTTTCATTTTTGTTTATCCTATTTTTAGGATAATAAACTCCAAACAATTGTTTATCCTGTTTATATATCGAGTTCCGACGAGTTGGTATATCTCGTGGAAACTTTATAGGTCGCATAAAATTAGTCTTCCAAAACCTGCCTCACTGTTTCATTACATTTCAAATAAGACAAAGTCGACCGAATTGGTTTAATGTGTCTATCTAGAGATGTCAATGGGACGGGTATGAGGCAGGTATGGGATGGGTTTGGCTAAACCCAAGATCCTCCCCATGAAAAAAACTTTGACCCATTACCCGTCACACCCCGGTTAAATATATTTCGGACCCACACCACCTCGAATACGAAACGGGGCCGGGTAGACCCGTGAgaaccgaatttttttaaaataaaaaaaataatatttcttctCACATGACTGAATTATGAAACAGACAAGCCTCTAAATACAATATTGTGGAAAACTAATTTATATCTTcgaccacacttaataataacaaacaaagtattttcacgacataaagaattacataaaaaaaaaaagttactaGCTCTCCAAATGTGAGGGCCCGTTATCCTAATCACGATTTATTAACACGCAATCTTGATTAATCagtaaacagcggaaaagtgagttaaaaatttgcGTTTGTGCCTATAAAAATTTTGCCATGACCTTCGCGTAAATAGGACATACCAGAAAATCAAATActcaaaataaacaacatatGCCCTCAATAAACACAACAACGTAAACATGTGTCAGCCAGACACTATCATGAGGTTGAACCACATGTACCACCTGTCATGTCCACACACAAAAGACAAGACAGCCCCCTCTCGGGGTCAGCATACCCCAGTACGAGACATCAAGAAACCACGATATATGACATAGAAATGCAATGATGACATGCATGAATGCAATGCATGAATAGGTGCAATATATCAGGATATCAGGAGTCAAATGATCGATATCAACAATCATACATATATGCTCGAACTGGTCCACGACTCAGCGGACCGTGCCTGGGATATGGCCCAGCCTCGAAGCCAGCAACTACCTAAGCCGGACCGAATCAAGGTAGCCAAACATCTCCAGAACactatatcatatcatatatataacgGATCTCAACCGAAATATAACTGGATCTCAATAACAGATAGGTTTAATATGATATGTTCAGTGGTATTGATGTGTCTAACGAAAATAAAATGTGAGTGAaccaaagaaatattttattttactttgcACATCAATTACCAACTGATAATATGCGAGTCagcatataatatcacataaatcagcaaatagcaaataaatcatacacGAGATCATCAGATGCCTCTGTCAGACATCGTGAAAATAACTTATCTCTACGTACCTCAACTAATTTACCAGTAATTTAAATCTTCAAGAAAGTCCTGGAAATGCCAACTCAGACAAATCAcctgaatattaatttaaatgatctTATCATCACATAAAAAATTCAACAACCAtttaaattcactaaaaatcCAATTTCAACAATTTAGACATTTTAAATTCCTAAAATTTCAATATTCGACTAAAATGCCTAAAATCA includes:
- the LOC140809157 gene encoding pentatricopeptide repeat-containing protein At1g10270-like — its product is MASRLLHVLRRSTRRYSTSTAPFPYQAAGASNPHNHDPINSDYPNSNHFHSPPPDTSQYNPYPNPQYQPAPQYNPYPNPQSHPPPFQYNPNQQFQPSAPDSPNFQHSAQFSNNFQSTISSSNPPVNPASSSAPSSVPVRSYGFSSAEEAAAERRRRKRRLRIEPPLYALRPNPAYAPPNANDPDKPKLPDSTYALVGNRLNLHNRVQSLIRAGDLDSASYIVRQSVFQSIRPTVFTCNAIIAAMYRAKRYSDAKALFQYFFRQFNIIPNIVSYNNLIVSHCESNEVDEALKVYEYIIENAPYSPSAVTYRHLTKGLIDTDRIHDAVSLLREMLNKGHGADSLVYNNVILGFLNLGNLEKANELFDELKERCTVYDGVVNATFMDWFFNQGKPKEAMESYRDLMGRNYRMVPATRNVLLETLLRHGKHKEAWDLFNDMLDDHTPPTFQAVNSDTFNMMVNECLKEGKVEEAMEVFKRSGKGVKSKPFQMDVAGFNNMILRMCELEMMDEAEQYYKQLCDKSLSPDVNTYRILIDAYIKVDRADNMLEKYSKMVELGLRVIPQYANKWFGFLIEKGKSSDCIPILSKMADREPKPDVTTYDIVIRGLVEVGNYEATINVLREMTNHGVGTSASLKDFVLDGFEEQGRRVEIENILNSHLSHFSPQRPFQGTQGPARMAWSPQTAEQGARNPALPWQTASPPQTMTSDNNYTEKRAYQPQITEQMVHPQPMPGQEAEPMRMAGQYGP
- the LOC140810667 gene encoding NADPH-dependent pterin aldehyde reductase, with protein sequence MRLSITTNKFSSSLRREINRANLVRESMSTALPPMATKTIHTADAATRKTVLITGVSRGLGNALALELARLGQTVIGCSRSQDKLATLESELTAASEKFKNNNHLVLNIDVRSDAGVKELARTVVEKKAVPDIIVNNAGTINRNNKIWDVPVDEFDAVIDTNIKGVANVLRHFTPLMIERKQGVIVNMSSGWGRSAAAQVAPYCASKWAIEGLTRAVAKELPPGMAIVALSPGVINTEMLRLCFGSSADLYPTPESWAPKAASMILNLTAADNGASLTV